The Streptomyces kanamyceticus DNA segment GGCCCGGATGTGGCTGAGCGCGCCCACGCGGCGGAGCCGCATATGTCACAGCCCCGCGCCCCTATAGCGCTCGCCCCTTCGGGGCTCAGTAGCGGCGCAGGCGGCCCGCTATCGCGTGGCCGATGAACAGGTAGACCACCGCCGCCAGGCCGTAGCCCGCCACGACCCTCGCCCAGGCGTCGTCGAACGTGAACAGGTCGTGCGACCAGCCCGCCAGCCAGCGGGCCACGTCGTGCACGAACTGGACGAGGTCGTTGGCGCGGTTCGCGTCGAGGAGGTACATCAGGATCCACAGGCCGAGAACGAAGGCCATGACGTCCGCGACGATCGCGATGACTTTCGCCGCCTCGTTGGTGCCACGGGTGTTCCGGGTTCGGGGAGACATGAGGGACGGGTACCGGGCGCCGCACCGTTGAAACCCGTACGGGCTCGTCCGGGTGGCGGCACCGGGCGGCCGGGGTGAGGCTGCCGGGAGGACCGCTCACCTCAGGAGGCCGCTGTCGTGCCAAGACCCGCTGCCGTGCTCAGCCCCGTATCCGTCCGCCGCGCCGGAGTCTCCCTCACGCTGTGCTGCACGCTCCTCGTGGGCGCGACCGCCTGCAACGACGACGACAAGGACAGCGCGGCGACGCCGACCGGGTCCAGCTCGGCCGAGAAGCAGAAGTTCGCCAAGACCCGCTTCGTGGCCAACGCGGGGCTCGCCGCGGGGGCGACCTACCAGTGGATCGTGAAGCCGTTTCGCGCGGGGAAGTTCAAGGGCGGCGCGGACGGCCGCAGGTTCGCCCTGATCAAGGCGGGTCTCGCGGGGGCCTTCACGTACAACAGGCTGAAGGCGGCGACGAAGAACGCCCAGGGCGACCCGACCCTAGCCAAGGCCGTGGCGCCGCTGACCGCGGGCATCGACGCGCTGAAGGACCTGCCGTCCAAGCTCCGCAAGGGCGAGGGCACGGACTCGATCGTGAACTCCTTCGACGGCATCATCAATGACGTGAAGGGCGCGGGGAGCAGCGCGGGCGCCGAGGTCAAGGACAAGGTGCCGTCGGCGGGCGAGCTCGCCAAGGGCTAGGTGCGGCCAACTTCCCTGAGGCGCCTAGGAGTTGAGCTCGGCCAGGGTCCGCAGCGTGAGCGGGTCGGGGGCGAGGGCGAGCAGGTCAGTCACCGGCCCCTTGCGCCACAGTTCGAGCCGTTCGGCGATGCGTGCGCGCGGGCCGACCAGGGAGATCTCGTCGGCGAAGGCGTCGGGCACGGCGAGGACCGCCTCCTCCCTGCGTCCGGCGAGAAAGAGCTCCTGGATGCGCCCGGCCTCCTCCGCGTACCCCATGCGGGCCATCAGGTCGGCGTGGAAGTTCCGGGCGGCGTGCCCCATGCCGCCGATGTAGAAGCCGAGCATGGCCTTGACCGGGAGCAGGCCCTCGGCGACGTCGTCGCAGACCTTGGCGCGGGCCATGGGCGCGATCAGGAAGCCCTCGGGCAGGTCGGTGAGCGAGGCCTCGTACACGTCCGTGCGCAGCGGCGACCAGTACAGCGGCAGCCAGCCGTCCGCGATGCGGGTCGTCTGCGCGATGTTCTTGGGGCCCTCGGCGCCGAGGAGGATCGGCAGGTCGGGGCGGAGGGGGTGGGTGATCGGCTTGAGGGGCTTGCCGAGTCCGGTGCCGTCGGCACCGCCGTAGGGGTGCGTGTGGAAGCGGCCCGCCAGCTCCACGGGGCCCTCGCGGCGCAGGACTTGGCGGATCACGTCGACGTACTCGCGGGTCGCGGTCAGCGGCGACTTCGGGAACGGCCGTCCGTACCAGCCCTCCACCACCTGCGGCCCGGAGAGCCCGAGCCCGAGCATCACGCGGCCGCCGGAGAGGTGGTCGAGGGTGAGCGCGTGCATGGCGGTGGTGACGGGTGAGCGCGCGGCCATCTGCGCGACGGCCGTGCCGAGTCTGATCCGCGAGGTCCCCGCCGCGATCCAGGTCAGCGGCGTGAAGGCGTCGGACCCCCAGGCCTCCGCCGTCCACACGGAGTCGTAGCCGAGCCGCTCGGCCTCCTGGGCGAGCGCGAGGTGGCCGGGGTCGGGGCCGCGCCCCCAGTACCCGAGTGCGAGCCCGAGCCGCATACGCCCTCCCAGTCAGGTCTCTCAACCATGCCTCTGACGGACCGTCAGCTGTCTGTCGGGAGGCGACTGTACGACAACGGCCCCCCGCCCGGAAGGGCGAGGGGCCGCGATGTGCGTCGGGGTGGATCAGCCGCGCTGGATCCCCGTGGTGTCCTGCAGCACGCCGCGACGGCCGTCCT contains these protein-coding regions:
- a CDS encoding LLM class F420-dependent oxidoreductase, producing MRLGLALGYWGRGPDPGHLALAQEAERLGYDSVWTAEAWGSDAFTPLTWIAAGTSRIRLGTAVAQMAARSPVTTAMHALTLDHLSGGRVMLGLGLSGPQVVEGWYGRPFPKSPLTATREYVDVIRQVLRREGPVELAGRFHTHPYGGADGTGLGKPLKPITHPLRPDLPILLGAEGPKNIAQTTRIADGWLPLYWSPLRTDVYEASLTDLPEGFLIAPMARAKVCDDVAEGLLPVKAMLGFYIGGMGHAARNFHADLMARMGYAEEAGRIQELFLAGRREEAVLAVPDAFADEISLVGPRARIAERLELWRKGPVTDLLALAPDPLTLRTLAELNS